Proteins encoded within one genomic window of Vulgatibacter sp.:
- a CDS encoding 3-keto-5-aminohexanoate cleavage protein, whose protein sequence is MEKVIVTCALTGALANRDQCPAVPYTPEEIAEEARRAYEAGAAVVHIHAREDDGSPSWSVDVFRRIKEEVNRRCPVVVNFSTGGMGPMTERVDHIRQVKPEMGALNMGSMNYAKYSPKRKDFVFELIFANPFSDITAYLAAMKEANVKPEMECFDLGHVTSAAPLLDMGLLVPPLQFSFIVGVLGGIDASPENLMRMRDSIPSGSHWEVIGISKGQWRMIAAALTLGGNIRVGLEDNFYLDAAGKQMARSNGELVEKAVRMARDVGREPCTPDEARAILGLRDPWGLGPRDP, encoded by the coding sequence ATGGAGAAGGTGATCGTGACCTGCGCGCTGACCGGCGCGCTCGCCAACCGCGACCAGTGCCCGGCGGTTCCCTATACGCCGGAGGAGATCGCCGAGGAGGCGCGCCGGGCGTACGAGGCCGGCGCCGCGGTGGTCCACATCCACGCCCGCGAGGACGACGGCTCGCCCTCCTGGTCGGTGGACGTCTTCCGCCGGATCAAGGAGGAGGTGAACCGCCGCTGCCCGGTGGTGGTGAATTTCTCCACCGGCGGCATGGGCCCGATGACCGAGCGGGTCGACCACATCCGGCAGGTGAAGCCGGAGATGGGCGCCCTCAACATGGGCTCGATGAACTACGCGAAGTACTCGCCGAAGCGGAAGGACTTCGTCTTCGAGCTGATCTTCGCCAACCCCTTCTCCGACATCACGGCCTACCTCGCCGCCATGAAGGAGGCGAACGTGAAGCCCGAGATGGAATGCTTCGATCTCGGCCACGTCACTTCGGCAGCGCCCCTGCTCGACATGGGGCTGCTCGTGCCGCCGCTGCAGTTCAGCTTCATCGTCGGCGTGCTCGGCGGCATCGACGCCTCCCCCGAGAACCTGATGCGGATGCGCGACTCGATCCCGAGCGGCTCGCATTGGGAGGTGATCGGGATCTCGAAGGGCCAGTGGCGGATGATCGCCGCGGCGCTCACCCTGGGCGGCAACATCCGGGTGGGGCTCGAGGACAACTTCTACCTCGACGCTGCGGGCAAGCAGATGGCCCGCTCCAACGGCGAGCTGGTGGAGAAGGCGGTGCGCATGGCCCGGGACGTGGGGCGCGAGCCCTGCACGCCGGACGAGGCCCGGGCGATCCTCGGCCTGCGGGACCCATGGGGCCTCGGGCCCCGCGATCCTTGA
- a CDS encoding adenylosuccinate synthase produces MPNVVVVGAQWGDEGKGKVVDLFTEHASVVVRYQGGNNAGHTLVVGGKKTVLHLIPSGMLHAGKVCVIGNGVVVDPEVLCHEIDGLKTSGFLQDDTQLVIAEAAHVIMPWHKRIDLLREGAMGAAKIGTTGRGIGPTYEDKVARRGVRVYDLVRIEKLRKAVERALPAANAEIERLGGEAFTVDEIVSAYGKAGERLKRYVKDASLYLSQRAREGAHILFEGAQGTLLDVDHGTYPFVTSSNTVAGNAAVGSGVGPSLIDAVVGITKAYTTRVGSGPFPTELTDEMGERLRAAGSEFGATTGRPRRCGWLDMVVLRYAARVNGLWGLALTKMDVLTGFEELKIAVAYEIDGERVEEFPCDAEMLNRAKPIYETLPGWDDSLANCRRYEELPPTARAYVERIEQLSQVPVTAVSVGADRQETILRQNPFFERR; encoded by the coding sequence ATGCCGAACGTCGTAGTGGTCGGCGCCCAGTGGGGCGACGAGGGTAAGGGAAAGGTCGTCGACCTCTTCACCGAGCATGCATCGGTGGTGGTTCGCTACCAGGGCGGCAACAACGCCGGCCACACGCTCGTGGTGGGCGGCAAGAAGACGGTGCTGCACCTGATCCCGTCGGGCATGCTCCACGCGGGCAAGGTCTGCGTGATCGGCAACGGCGTGGTCGTCGACCCCGAGGTCCTCTGCCACGAGATCGACGGCCTGAAGACGAGCGGCTTCCTCCAGGACGACACGCAGCTGGTGATCGCCGAGGCAGCCCACGTGATCATGCCGTGGCACAAGCGGATCGATCTGCTCCGCGAGGGCGCCATGGGCGCCGCCAAGATCGGCACCACCGGCCGTGGCATCGGCCCCACCTACGAGGACAAGGTCGCGCGCCGCGGCGTGCGCGTCTACGACCTCGTCCGAATCGAGAAGCTGCGCAAGGCGGTGGAGCGGGCGCTTCCCGCTGCCAACGCGGAGATCGAGCGGCTGGGCGGCGAGGCCTTCACCGTGGACGAGATCGTCTCGGCCTACGGCAAGGCGGGCGAGCGGCTGAAGCGCTACGTGAAGGACGCCTCGCTCTACCTGTCGCAGCGGGCCCGCGAGGGCGCCCACATCCTCTTCGAGGGCGCGCAGGGCACGCTCCTCGACGTGGATCACGGCACCTATCCCTTCGTGACCTCGTCCAACACCGTCGCCGGCAACGCCGCGGTGGGCAGCGGCGTCGGTCCCTCCCTCATCGACGCGGTGGTGGGCATCACCAAGGCCTACACCACGCGGGTGGGCTCCGGTCCCTTCCCGACCGAGCTCACCGACGAGATGGGCGAGCGCCTCCGCGCTGCTGGCTCCGAGTTCGGGGCCACCACCGGCCGTCCCCGCCGCTGCGGCTGGCTCGACATGGTGGTGCTCCGCTACGCCGCCCGGGTGAACGGGCTCTGGGGCCTGGCGCTCACCAAGATGGACGTGCTCACCGGCTTCGAGGAGCTGAAAATCGCGGTGGCCTACGAGATCGACGGCGAGCGGGTGGAGGAGTTCCCCTGCGACGCCGAGATGCTCAACCGGGCCAAGCCGATCTACGAGACGCTTCCGGGCTGGGACGACTCGCTGGCCAATTGCCGCCGCTACGAGGAGCTGCCGCCCACGGCGCGGGCCTACGTGGAGCGGATCGAGCAGCTCTCGCAGGTGCCCGTCACCGCGGTGAGCGTGGGCGCAGACCGCCAGGAGACGATCCTCCGGCAGAATCCGTTCTTCGAGCGCCGGTAG
- the secD gene encoding protein translocase subunit SecD yields the protein MERSWYVRLGLVLAVVLGAVYLLIPTFVYFSLPQETRNDAATFEAALPSWAPKKRINLGLDLQGGVHLVMGVDLQKAVQDKVVRRADELRSWATEQKLSFQSIKAEPQDELVRITFADEASADAFEAAASEYFNDMSQRSGGTESTWAFTDQSIAAYKESAVDQALRTIRNRVDKWGVSEPTIAKRGEDGILVQLPGFKDPEAAKDLLGRTAQLQFKIVADDQGANLVETLGPPPEGVTLGSDGYQTYLQSTDRVALSNFVAGKAPEGLEFAIGRAETRTNAPGAPVVYRTYVLNSKVELTGDKLTDARPLLDQSGLGGGKPYVGLTFDTEGAQAFERITGDNIGKRLAIVLDDTVDSAPVIQSRIAGGNAQITLGGNKSYNELLADANELSLVLRSGALPAPVSILEERSVGASLGPELIRKGSIAAVIGLALVVLFMAIYYRLAGLIADVALVLNGVLVLAILAVFGATLTLPGIAGFILTLGMAVDANVLINERIREEVRAGRTAKAAVENGYGKAFWTIFDANVTTLIAAVVLLQYGTGPIRGFAVTLIIGLLCSMFTAIVVTRVLVDARVRGRAGEALSV from the coding sequence ATGGAACGCAGCTGGTACGTGCGGCTGGGGTTGGTGCTGGCGGTGGTGCTTGGCGCCGTCTACCTCCTCATTCCGACCTTCGTCTATTTCTCGCTGCCGCAGGAGACCCGCAACGACGCGGCGACCTTCGAGGCAGCCCTCCCGTCCTGGGCGCCGAAGAAGCGCATCAACCTCGGCCTCGATCTCCAGGGCGGCGTCCACCTCGTGATGGGCGTCGACCTGCAGAAGGCCGTGCAGGACAAGGTGGTCCGCCGGGCGGACGAGCTGCGCAGCTGGGCGACGGAGCAGAAGCTCTCCTTCCAGTCGATCAAGGCGGAGCCGCAGGACGAGTTGGTCCGGATCACCTTCGCCGACGAGGCGAGCGCGGATGCCTTCGAGGCAGCTGCTTCCGAGTATTTCAACGACATGAGCCAGCGCTCGGGCGGCACCGAGAGCACCTGGGCGTTCACCGACCAGTCGATCGCTGCCTACAAGGAGAGCGCGGTCGATCAGGCGCTGCGCACCATCCGCAACCGCGTCGACAAGTGGGGCGTCTCCGAGCCCACCATCGCCAAGCGCGGCGAGGACGGCATCCTCGTGCAGCTGCCGGGCTTCAAGGATCCCGAGGCTGCCAAGGACCTGCTCGGTCGCACCGCCCAGCTCCAGTTCAAGATCGTCGCCGACGACCAGGGCGCGAACCTGGTCGAGACCCTCGGGCCGCCGCCGGAGGGCGTCACCCTCGGCAGCGACGGCTACCAGACCTACCTGCAGTCCACCGACCGCGTGGCCCTCTCCAACTTCGTCGCCGGCAAGGCGCCGGAGGGGCTCGAGTTCGCCATCGGCAGGGCCGAGACCCGCACCAACGCCCCCGGCGCGCCGGTGGTCTACCGCACCTACGTGCTCAACTCGAAGGTGGAGCTCACCGGCGACAAGCTCACCGACGCCCGGCCGCTCCTCGATCAGTCGGGCCTCGGCGGCGGCAAGCCCTACGTCGGCCTCACCTTCGACACCGAGGGCGCGCAGGCCTTCGAGCGCATCACCGGCGACAACATCGGCAAGCGCCTCGCCATCGTCCTCGACGACACCGTCGACTCGGCCCCGGTGATCCAGTCGCGCATCGCCGGCGGCAACGCGCAGATCACCCTCGGCGGCAACAAGAGCTACAACGAGCTCCTCGCCGACGCGAACGAGCTCTCGCTGGTGCTCCGCTCCGGCGCGCTCCCCGCGCCCGTCTCGATCCTCGAGGAGCGCTCGGTGGGTGCGTCCCTCGGGCCCGAGCTGATCCGCAAGGGCTCCATCGCCGCGGTGATCGGCCTCGCCCTCGTCGTGCTCTTCATGGCGATCTACTACCGCCTCGCCGGGCTCATCGCCGACGTGGCGCTGGTGCTCAACGGCGTGCTGGTCCTCGCGATCCTCGCGGTCTTCGGCGCCACGCTCACGCTCCCCGGCATCGCCGGCTTCATCCTCACCCTCGGCATGGCGGTGGACGCCAACGTGCTCATCAACGAGCGCATCCGCGAGGAGGTCCGCGCGGGCCGCACCGCCAAGGCCGCCGTCGAGAACGGCTACGGCAAGGCCTTCTGGACCATCTTCGACGCCAACGTCACCACGCTCATCGCTGCGGTCGTGCTCCTGCAGTACGGCACCGGCCCGATCCGCGGCTTCGCGGTGACGCTCATCATCGGCCTGCTCTGCTCGATGTTCACGGCCATCGTCGTCACCCGCGTCCTCGTCGACGCCCGGGTGCGTGGCCGCGCGGGCGAGGCGCTCTCGGTCTGA
- a CDS encoding YHS domain-containing protein — MLYDPICGKKLDPNDGSPHTEYKRRKYYFCSARCKAAFGREAERIRLHELARVGALLTSGRVRWGMA, encoded by the coding sequence ATGCTCTACGATCCGATCTGCGGCAAGAAGCTCGACCCGAACGACGGCAGCCCGCACACCGAATACAAGCGGCGCAAGTACTACTTCTGCTCGGCGCGCTGCAAAGCGGCGTTCGGCAGGGAGGCGGAGCGCATCCGCCTCCACGAGCTGGCGCGCGTGGGCGCGCTGCTCACCTCCGGCCGCGTGCGTTGGGGCATGGCCTGA
- the yajC gene encoding preprotein translocase subunit YajC yields the protein MIEQILGGLIAQAAPEGGAAGGLISMLPILLMFGVIYFLMIRPQQKQAKQHRTYIDSLKAGDEVVTQSGIFGRIVAIADPAVTLEIARDVKIRVLKSQIAGPQPGTAAEASTAVSAKK from the coding sequence GTGATCGAGCAGATTCTGGGTGGCCTCATCGCACAGGCGGCACCCGAAGGCGGCGCCGCCGGTGGCCTCATCTCCATGCTGCCGATCCTGCTGATGTTCGGCGTGATCTACTTCCTGATGATCCGCCCCCAGCAGAAGCAGGCGAAGCAGCACCGCACCTACATCGACTCGCTGAAGGCGGGGGACGAGGTGGTGACCCAGTCCGGCATCTTCGGCCGGATCGTCGCCATCGCCGACCCGGCCGTGACCCTCGAGATCGCACGCGACGTGAAGATCCGGGTGCTCAAGAGCCAGATCGCCGGCCCGCAGCCCGGCACGGCGGCCGAGGCCTCGACCGCGGTTTCCGCGAAGAAGTAA
- the serC gene encoding 3-phosphoserine/phosphohydroxythreonine transaminase — protein MRLHNFNAGPSILPLPVLEEVKANLVDHQGLGLSVLEMSHRSPPFEAIVDRAKGTLRRLLSLPDAYEILFLQGGASLQFAMVPLNLGAGGAYVNTGVWSQKAIKEAQITGCAPQVIWSDEAGGFRRVPAPGERLEVPAGAPYLHYTSNNTIFGTHFKHVPETDAPLVCDMSSDFLASPHDPTRFSLVYAGAQKNAGPSGVTIVVGRRDVLRTFRGPATTPTMLRYQVHAEADSLYNTPSTFGIWVCALVFDWIEGLGGLEAMGRRNAEKARLLYDVIDRRSDLFRGHAEKQSRSLMNVTFTLPTPELEKRFLQDAERAGCIGLKGHRLVGGLRASIYNAMPRESVEVLADLMDRWQP, from the coding sequence GTGCGGCTGCACAACTTCAACGCCGGTCCGTCGATCCTGCCCCTGCCCGTGCTCGAGGAGGTGAAGGCGAACCTCGTCGACCACCAGGGCCTCGGCCTCTCGGTGCTGGAGATGAGCCACCGCTCGCCTCCCTTCGAGGCGATCGTGGATCGGGCGAAGGGAACGCTGCGCCGCCTTCTCTCCCTGCCGGACGCCTACGAGATCCTATTCCTCCAGGGCGGGGCCTCGCTCCAATTCGCGATGGTGCCCCTGAACCTCGGCGCCGGCGGCGCCTACGTGAACACCGGCGTCTGGAGCCAGAAGGCGATCAAGGAGGCGCAGATCACCGGCTGCGCGCCGCAGGTGATCTGGAGCGACGAGGCCGGCGGATTTCGCCGGGTACCTGCGCCGGGTGAGAGGCTCGAGGTGCCCGCGGGCGCCCCCTACCTCCACTACACGAGCAACAACACCATCTTCGGCACCCACTTCAAACACGTGCCGGAGACCGACGCGCCGCTCGTCTGCGACATGTCGAGCGACTTCCTCGCTTCGCCCCACGACCCCACGCGCTTCTCGCTGGTCTACGCCGGCGCCCAGAAGAACGCGGGCCCCTCGGGCGTCACCATCGTGGTGGGCAGGCGGGACGTGCTTCGCACCTTCCGCGGCCCGGCGACCACGCCGACGATGCTGCGCTACCAGGTCCATGCCGAGGCGGACTCGCTCTACAACACGCCCTCCACCTTCGGGATCTGGGTCTGCGCGCTGGTCTTCGACTGGATCGAGGGCCTGGGCGGCCTCGAGGCGATGGGCCGCAGGAACGCGGAGAAGGCCAGGCTCCTCTACGACGTCATCGACCGGCGCTCCGATCTCTTCCGGGGCCACGCGGAGAAGCAGAGCCGCTCCCTGATGAACGTCACCTTCACCCTGCCCACTCCCGAGCTGGAGAAGCGCTTCCTGCAGGATGCGGAGCGCGCGGGCTGCATCGGCCTCAAGGGCCACCGCCTCGTCGGTGGGCTGCGGGCCTCGATCTACAACGCGATGCCGCGGGAGTCGGTGGAAGTCCTCGCCGACCTCATGGATCGCTGGCAGCCATGA
- the secF gene encoding protein translocase subunit SecF: MEFVKPGTNIDFLAKRKLALTVSTVLVALIWILVPFRLNLGVDFAGGTEIEVKFDESVSATDVRKRIEEAGFVDASVQRFGSEEENSFLVRVERISILTPEQATAVRSGLEQALQPYGVQAIIFDENVGDRIDVRTEKPVPLAALRTAVTAVEGVSLREGEEAVRDLTRGNQPSYQVLTQGLADKVSGTLEQAFGEDKVEIRRVEYVGPQVGEQLRNRGIMAVLLSMGAILLYIAFRFQPKFAPGGIIALFHDLSIVMGYYVVTGAEFNLTSIAVLLTIVGYSINDTIVIFDRVREIESHKTGKPLYDVLNQANNEVLARTIVTSLVTALSLLGLLVFAGGTSLWDFAAAMLVGLVAGTYSTIWIAGPFALWLDKWFQAREAEQKAREARLAAVDQESPPTPPKPRGGKRNRAHAE; encoded by the coding sequence ATGGAATTCGTCAAGCCGGGAACCAACATCGACTTCCTGGCCAAGCGCAAGCTGGCACTCACCGTCTCGACGGTGCTGGTCGCGCTCATCTGGATCCTCGTCCCCTTCCGTCTCAACCTCGGCGTGGACTTCGCCGGCGGCACCGAGATCGAGGTGAAGTTCGACGAGTCGGTCTCCGCCACCGACGTGCGCAAGCGCATCGAGGAGGCGGGCTTCGTCGACGCGAGCGTGCAGCGCTTCGGCTCCGAGGAGGAGAACAGCTTCCTCGTCCGCGTGGAGCGCATCTCGATCCTCACGCCCGAGCAGGCCACGGCGGTCCGCTCCGGCCTCGAGCAGGCGCTGCAGCCCTACGGCGTGCAGGCGATCATCTTCGACGAGAACGTCGGCGACCGGATCGACGTGCGCACCGAGAAGCCGGTGCCCCTCGCGGCGCTGCGCACCGCGGTGACAGCCGTCGAGGGCGTCTCCCTGCGCGAGGGCGAGGAGGCGGTCCGCGACCTCACCCGCGGCAACCAGCCCTCCTACCAGGTCCTGACCCAGGGCCTCGCCGACAAGGTGAGCGGAACACTGGAGCAGGCCTTCGGCGAGGACAAGGTCGAGATCCGCCGCGTCGAGTACGTGGGCCCGCAGGTCGGCGAGCAGCTGCGCAACCGCGGCATCATGGCGGTGCTGCTCTCGATGGGCGCGATCCTTCTCTACATCGCCTTCCGCTTCCAGCCGAAGTTCGCGCCCGGCGGCATCATCGCCCTCTTCCACGACCTCTCGATCGTGATGGGCTACTACGTGGTGACCGGCGCCGAGTTCAACCTCACCTCGATCGCCGTGCTCCTCACCATCGTCGGCTACTCGATCAACGACACCATCGTGATCTTCGACCGCGTCCGCGAGATCGAGAGCCACAAGACCGGCAAGCCGCTCTACGACGTGCTCAACCAGGCCAACAACGAGGTGCTCGCGCGCACCATCGTCACCTCGCTGGTGACGGCGCTCTCGCTCCTCGGCCTGCTGGTCTTCGCCGGCGGCACCAGCCTCTGGGACTTCGCCGCAGCGATGCTCGTCGGCCTCGTCGCCGGTACCTACTCGACCATCTGGATCGCGGGTCCCTTCGCGCTCTGGCTGGACAAGTGGTTCCAGGCCCGCGAGGCGGAGCAGAAGGCCCGGGAGGCGCGCCTCGCCGCGGTCGACCAGGAGAGCCCGCCGACCCCGCCCAAGCCGCGGGGCGGCAAGCGGAACCGCGCCCACGCCGAGTGA
- the recJ gene encoding single-stranded-DNA-specific exonuclease RecJ, whose protein sequence is MRWELQPEAEGAASLAAALGCHPLVAQVLWRRGVQSAEDADRFLKPTLADLPDPALLKGIEPAVERIVRALETGERITAYGDYDVDGVTSTTLLVAFLRACGADVDYYVPHRLAEGYGLNLDAVARLAARGTRLLVTLDCGVTAVAEIDEAIRLGVEVVVVDHHTTPAELPRATAILNPWQPGCTYPTRHLCAVGVTFLLCAALRRALRDRGFFAGGRREPNLKSFLDLVAVGTVADVVPLTAANRLLVRSGLEVLARTPRHGLRALKRVAGLPVEGPITAGQIGFRLGPRINAAGRLDDAGRAVELLLCEDPVRADALARELDAANAERQGLERAISDEALAMARARPDAKGLVLWGEGWHPGVVGIVASRIVEKTHRPVVVIGVDPATGIGKGSGRSIEAFHLYDALATCSQHLVRFGGHKHAAGVTIERDALPAFAEAFERFAAARLAPEDLVPRCRIDGELDTAEIAPAFCESLEMLAPFGAGNPEPVFSLRHVNARGRVVGEKHLKLTLPDAPFVDTIGFGLGERLPELAGSVDLAFTMAFDEYRGERRLQLKLRHLRAAG, encoded by the coding sequence ATGCGTTGGGAGCTGCAGCCGGAAGCAGAAGGGGCGGCGTCGCTTGCGGCGGCGCTCGGGTGTCATCCGCTCGTCGCGCAGGTGCTCTGGCGCCGCGGCGTGCAGAGCGCCGAGGACGCGGACCGCTTCCTGAAGCCGACGCTGGCGGACCTGCCCGATCCCGCGCTGCTCAAGGGGATCGAGCCCGCGGTGGAGCGGATCGTCCGGGCGCTCGAGACGGGGGAGCGGATCACCGCCTACGGCGACTACGACGTGGACGGCGTCACCTCGACCACGCTGCTCGTCGCCTTCCTCCGGGCCTGCGGCGCCGACGTCGATTACTACGTGCCCCACCGCCTCGCCGAAGGCTACGGCCTCAACCTCGACGCGGTGGCAAGGCTGGCGGCGCGCGGCACGCGCCTGCTCGTCACCCTCGATTGCGGGGTCACCGCGGTGGCGGAGATCGACGAGGCGATCCGTCTCGGCGTCGAGGTGGTCGTGGTCGATCACCACACCACGCCGGCGGAGCTGCCCCGGGCCACGGCGATCCTCAACCCCTGGCAGCCCGGCTGCACCTATCCCACGCGGCACCTCTGCGCGGTGGGCGTCACCTTCCTGCTCTGCGCGGCGCTCCGTCGCGCCCTGCGGGATCGGGGCTTCTTCGCAGGCGGGCGCCGCGAGCCCAACCTCAAGTCCTTCCTCGATCTCGTGGCGGTGGGCACCGTCGCCGACGTGGTGCCCCTCACCGCCGCCAACCGCCTCCTCGTCCGGAGCGGTCTCGAGGTGCTGGCCCGCACGCCGCGCCACGGCCTGCGCGCCCTCAAGCGCGTCGCCGGCCTGCCGGTGGAGGGGCCGATCACCGCCGGGCAGATCGGTTTTCGCCTCGGGCCCCGGATCAACGCCGCCGGCCGCCTCGACGACGCGGGCCGGGCGGTGGAGCTGCTGCTCTGCGAGGATCCGGTCCGGGCCGACGCGCTGGCCCGCGAGCTCGACGCAGCCAACGCCGAGCGGCAGGGGCTCGAGCGGGCCATCTCCGACGAGGCGCTCGCGATGGCGAGGGCGCGGCCCGACGCGAAGGGGCTCGTCCTCTGGGGCGAGGGCTGGCACCCGGGCGTGGTGGGGATCGTCGCCTCCCGCATCGTCGAGAAGACCCACCGGCCGGTGGTGGTGATCGGCGTCGATCCCGCGACGGGGATCGGCAAGGGCAGCGGCCGCTCGATCGAGGCCTTCCATCTCTACGACGCGCTCGCGACCTGCTCGCAGCACCTGGTGCGCTTCGGCGGCCACAAGCACGCAGCCGGCGTCACCATCGAGCGCGACGCGCTCCCCGCCTTCGCCGAAGCCTTCGAGCGCTTCGCCGCCGCGCGCCTCGCACCCGAGGATCTCGTCCCGCGCTGCAGGATCGACGGGGAGCTCGACACCGCGGAGATCGCACCGGCCTTCTGCGAGTCGCTGGAAATGCTCGCGCCCTTCGGCGCCGGCAACCCCGAGCCGGTCTTCTCGCTCCGCCACGTGAACGCGAGGGGCAGGGTGGTGGGCGAGAAGCACCTCAAGCTCACCCTGCCCGATGCGCCCTTCGTCGACACCATCGGCTTCGGCCTGGGCGAGCGGCTGCCCGAGCTCGCGGGCAGCGTCGATCTCGCCTTCACCATGGCCTTCGACGAATACCGCGGCGAGCGGCGGCTCCAGCTCAAGCTGCGCCACCTGCGCGCCGCAGGTTGA